Proteins encoded by one window of Streptomyces sp. NBC_01571:
- the gnd gene encoding phosphogluconate dehydrogenase (NAD(+)-dependent, decarboxylating): MQLGLIGLGKMGGNMRERIRRAGHTVIGYDRNPELADVHSLEELVGALEAPRVVWVMVPAGAATQSTIDQLGDLLEPGDTVVDGGNSRWTDDEKHAGELAAKGIGFVDAGVSGGVWGLQNGYALMVGGDAENVARVQPVFDALKPEGDSGFVHAGKVGAGHFSKMVHNGIEYAMMQAYAEGWELLEKVHSVTDVREVFRSWQEGTVIRSWLLDLAVNALDDDEHLDKLRGYADDSGEGRWTVEAAIDHAVPLPAITASLFARFASRQDDSPQMKMVAALRNQFGGHAVESAE, encoded by the coding sequence ATGCAACTGGGGCTGATCGGCCTCGGCAAGATGGGCGGCAACATGCGCGAGCGGATCCGCCGCGCAGGCCACACCGTCATCGGATACGACCGCAATCCGGAACTCGCCGACGTCCACAGCCTCGAAGAGCTGGTGGGCGCGCTCGAAGCCCCGCGTGTGGTGTGGGTGATGGTGCCGGCCGGTGCCGCGACCCAGTCCACCATCGACCAGCTCGGCGACCTGCTGGAGCCCGGTGACACCGTCGTCGACGGCGGCAACTCCCGCTGGACGGACGACGAGAAGCACGCCGGGGAACTGGCCGCCAAGGGCATCGGCTTCGTCGACGCCGGCGTCTCCGGCGGCGTCTGGGGCCTGCAGAACGGCTACGCGCTGATGGTCGGCGGCGACGCGGAGAACGTCGCCAGGGTCCAGCCCGTCTTCGACGCGCTCAAGCCCGAGGGCGACTCCGGCTTCGTGCACGCCGGCAAGGTCGGCGCCGGCCACTTCTCCAAGATGGTCCACAACGGCATCGAGTACGCCATGATGCAGGCCTACGCCGAGGGCTGGGAGCTCCTGGAGAAGGTCCACTCCGTCACCGACGTGCGCGAGGTCTTCCGTTCCTGGCAGGAGGGCACGGTCATCCGTTCCTGGCTGCTGGACCTGGCCGTCAACGCCCTGGACGACGACGAGCACCTGGACAAGCTGCGCGGCTACGCGGACGACTCCGGCGAGGGCCGCTGGACCGTCGAGGCGGCCATCGACCACGCGGTACCGCTGCCCGCGATCACCGCGTCGCTGTTCGCACGGTTCGCCTCGCGCCAGGACGACTCGCCGCAGATGAAGATGGTCGCGGCACTGCGCAACCAGTTCGGCGGCCACGCCGTCGAGTCCGCGGAGTAG